A DNA window from Anastrepha ludens isolate Willacy chromosome 6, idAnaLude1.1, whole genome shotgun sequence contains the following coding sequences:
- the LOC128868303 gene encoding TAR DNA-binding protein 43 isoform X2: protein MDFVQVAEEEGEEPIELPAEEDGTLLLSTLQAQFPGSCGLKYRNEDTKAVRGVRSNEGRLYPPSSEDGWGSSVFFCVFPKENKRKSDDNLENSTAKTKRIETRLRCTDLIVLGLPWKTTEDSLREYFESYGEVLMAQVKKDMKSGQSKGFGFVRFGSYEAQMRVLSSRHLIDGRWCEVKVPNSKGMMHQVPCKVFVGRCTEDLTADDLRDYFSKFGEVTDVFIPKPFRAFSFVTFLDPEVAQSLCGEDHIIKGVSVHVSNAAPKSEQNRNSGHNQQHFSYNSQSSIGSGLHMLHHQGLNASSSGSGGGGGGSSSSSSGRNGHQRSSSSNNMLGDGSMGGGGGSSSGSYGMNGNSYSGNNNGFNSGSGLGSSSSGLIGSGNRQDGSITPYNRGNGGNYMNSRSMGPQHSGSGNMGWNNQTNRGHLDMPNLQALGINPQGPNPPNQGQNMNNPLGVGLNLNSLPMNPAIVAAALNQWSILGNQLQNQSQDQQVSNQGGNFLSWMAQASSSGNGGSLNAGGKNSNSNNPSSNGNPGMGSGSCNDTQQNGSTNSSSQGWSRQNSGGVSQGPVDVKPKFI, encoded by the exons ATGGATTTTGTACAAGTAGCAGAAGAAGAAGGTGAGGAGCCCATAGAGCTTCCAGCAGAGGAGGATGGAACCCTACTCCTTTCCACTTTGCAAGCCCAATTTCCCGGTTCATGTGGTTTAAAATATCGCAATGAGGATACGAAGGCCGTACGTGGGGTACGATCGAATGAGGGACGCTTGTACCCACCCTCTTCTGAAGATGGTTGGGGTTCTAGCgtatttttctgtgtttttccAAAAG AAAACAAGCGGAAAAGTGATGACAATTTGGAGAATTCCACCGCCAAAACAAAACGCATTGAAACTCGTTTACGTTGCACCGACCTAATAGTTTTAGGTTTACCCTGGAAAACAACGGAGGATAGTTTACGCGAGTATTTTGAAAGTTATGGCGAAGTGCTAATGGCACAAGTCAAAAAGGATATGAAATCTGGTCAGTCGAAAGGGTTTGGATTTGTCCGATTTGGTTCGTACGAAGCCCAAATGCGTGTACTCTCATCCAGACACTTAATCGATGGTCGTTGGTGCGAAGTTAAAGTACCGAATTCAAAA GGTATGATGCATCAAGTGCCATGTAAAGTGTTTGTTGGTAGATGTACTGAGGATTTGACCGCCGATGATTTGagagattatttttcaaaattcggcGAAGTAACCGATGTTTTCATACCGAAACCTTTCCGTGCATTTAGTTTCGTAACGTTTTTGGATCCTGAAGTAGCGCAATCCTTGTGTGGTGAAGATCACATAATAAAAG GTGTATCGGTTCATGTTTCGAATGCAGCGCCTAAATCTGAACAAAATCGCAATTCTGGCCATAATCAACAACATTTTTCCTACAATTCTCAGAGCAGCATCGGTAGCGGACTCCATATGCTGCATCATCAAGGCCTTAATGCCAGTAGCAGCGGTAGCGGCGGTGGTGGGGGTGGTAGTAGCAGTTCTTCTTCTGGCCGTAATGGACACCAACGATCTAGTAGCTCTAACAATATGTTGGGTGACGgttctatgggtggtggtggtggttctAGCAGCGGTTCTTATGGAATGAACGGTAACAGCTACAGCGGCAATAACAATGGATTCAATAGTGGAAGCGGTCTGGGAAGTAGCAGTAGCGGATTGATAGGTTCTGGTAATCGACAAGATGGATCAATCACTCCATATAATCGTGGTAATGGAGGTAATTATATGAATAGTCGTTCAATGGGTCCTCAGCATAGTGGTAGTGGAAATATGGGTTGGAATAATCAAACAAATCGTGGGCACCTAGATATGCCAAATTTACAAGCATTAGGCATAAATCCCCAAGGGCCGAATCCACCAAACCAAGGCCAAAACATGAACAATCCATTGGGGGTGGGCCTTAATTTGAACTCGTTGCCAATGAATCCTGCTATTGTGGCGGCTGCTTTAAATCAATGGAGTATTCTGGGCAACCAGTTACAGAATCAGTCGCAAGATCAACAG gtATCAAATCAGGGAGGCAATTTTTTGTCTTGGATGGCCCAAGCTAGTAGCTCCGGAAATGGTGGAAGTTTAAATGCCGGAGGCAAAAACAGCAACTCAAATAACCCTAGTTCTAATGGAAATCCAGGCATGGGCTCAGGATCCTGTAATGACACACAACAG AATGGCAGTACTAATTCGAGCAGCCAAGGTTGGTCTCGTCAAAATTCTGGTGGCGTGTCGCAAGGTCCGGTGGATGTTAAaccgaaatttatttaa
- the LOC128868303 gene encoding TAR DNA-binding protein 43 isoform X1 has translation MDFVQVAEEEGEEPIELPAEEDGTLLLSTLQAQFPGSCGLKYRNEDTKAVRGVRSNEGRLYPPSSEDGWGSSVFFCVFPKENKRKSDDNLENSTAKTKRIETRLRCTDLIVLGLPWKTTEDSLREYFESYGEVLMAQVKKDMKSGQSKGFGFVRFGSYEAQMRVLSSRHLIDGRWCEVKVPNSKGMMHQVPCKVFVGRCTEDLTADDLRDYFSKFGEVTDVFIPKPFRAFSFVTFLDPEVAQSLCGEDHIIKGVSVHVSNAAPKSEQNRNSGHNQQHFSYNSQSSIGSGLHMLHHQGLNASSSGSGGGGGGSSSSSSGRNGHQRSSSSNNMLGDGSMGGGGGSSSGSYGMNGNSYSGNNNGFNSGSGLGSSSSGLIGSGNRQDGSITPYNRGNGGNYMNSRSMGPQHSGSGNMGWNNQTNRGHLDMPNLQALGINPQGPNPPNQGQNMNNPLGVGLNLNSLPMNPAIVAAALNQWSILGNQLQNQSQDQQGGNFLSWMAQASSSGNGGSLNAGGKNSNSNNPSSNGNPGMGSGSCNDTQQNGSTNSSSQGWSRQNSGGVSQGPVDVKPKFI, from the exons ATGGATTTTGTACAAGTAGCAGAAGAAGAAGGTGAGGAGCCCATAGAGCTTCCAGCAGAGGAGGATGGAACCCTACTCCTTTCCACTTTGCAAGCCCAATTTCCCGGTTCATGTGGTTTAAAATATCGCAATGAGGATACGAAGGCCGTACGTGGGGTACGATCGAATGAGGGACGCTTGTACCCACCCTCTTCTGAAGATGGTTGGGGTTCTAGCgtatttttctgtgtttttccAAAAG AAAACAAGCGGAAAAGTGATGACAATTTGGAGAATTCCACCGCCAAAACAAAACGCATTGAAACTCGTTTACGTTGCACCGACCTAATAGTTTTAGGTTTACCCTGGAAAACAACGGAGGATAGTTTACGCGAGTATTTTGAAAGTTATGGCGAAGTGCTAATGGCACAAGTCAAAAAGGATATGAAATCTGGTCAGTCGAAAGGGTTTGGATTTGTCCGATTTGGTTCGTACGAAGCCCAAATGCGTGTACTCTCATCCAGACACTTAATCGATGGTCGTTGGTGCGAAGTTAAAGTACCGAATTCAAAA GGTATGATGCATCAAGTGCCATGTAAAGTGTTTGTTGGTAGATGTACTGAGGATTTGACCGCCGATGATTTGagagattatttttcaaaattcggcGAAGTAACCGATGTTTTCATACCGAAACCTTTCCGTGCATTTAGTTTCGTAACGTTTTTGGATCCTGAAGTAGCGCAATCCTTGTGTGGTGAAGATCACATAATAAAAG GTGTATCGGTTCATGTTTCGAATGCAGCGCCTAAATCTGAACAAAATCGCAATTCTGGCCATAATCAACAACATTTTTCCTACAATTCTCAGAGCAGCATCGGTAGCGGACTCCATATGCTGCATCATCAAGGCCTTAATGCCAGTAGCAGCGGTAGCGGCGGTGGTGGGGGTGGTAGTAGCAGTTCTTCTTCTGGCCGTAATGGACACCAACGATCTAGTAGCTCTAACAATATGTTGGGTGACGgttctatgggtggtggtggtggttctAGCAGCGGTTCTTATGGAATGAACGGTAACAGCTACAGCGGCAATAACAATGGATTCAATAGTGGAAGCGGTCTGGGAAGTAGCAGTAGCGGATTGATAGGTTCTGGTAATCGACAAGATGGATCAATCACTCCATATAATCGTGGTAATGGAGGTAATTATATGAATAGTCGTTCAATGGGTCCTCAGCATAGTGGTAGTGGAAATATGGGTTGGAATAATCAAACAAATCGTGGGCACCTAGATATGCCAAATTTACAAGCATTAGGCATAAATCCCCAAGGGCCGAATCCACCAAACCAAGGCCAAAACATGAACAATCCATTGGGGGTGGGCCTTAATTTGAACTCGTTGCCAATGAATCCTGCTATTGTGGCGGCTGCTTTAAATCAATGGAGTATTCTGGGCAACCAGTTACAGAATCAGTCGCAAGATCAACAG GGAGGCAATTTTTTGTCTTGGATGGCCCAAGCTAGTAGCTCCGGAAATGGTGGAAGTTTAAATGCCGGAGGCAAAAACAGCAACTCAAATAACCCTAGTTCTAATGGAAATCCAGGCATGGGCTCAGGATCCTGTAATGACACACAACAG AATGGCAGTACTAATTCGAGCAGCCAAGGTTGGTCTCGTCAAAATTCTGGTGGCGTGTCGCAAGGTCCGGTGGATGTTAAaccgaaatttatttaa